GTTCCTGGGGCTGGGCGAACATTATGTCGCGGTCGCCCCCTCGGCGATTCACGTCACCTACAATGACAACAAGTGGCACGCCGGCATGAGCGCCACGGCCGACCAGCTCAAGTCGGCGCCGGAATTCAAGTACAGCGGCCGCTGGGGCGGCAGCGTGACCTAGCCCGGTCGCCGAGGTCAGCATACCTCTCCCCACCGTCCGGCCTTGGGAGAGGCCCCGGCTCCCCGGGGCTTCTCCCCGTTGGCCGCCGAGACAGTGCCGCCACGGACGACGAGGCCGGGCCGGCCGCGGACGCGATATCGGCGCCGCCGTTAGTCTGCGCGTTCGCCCGGCTCAAACGCAAACAGCTCGATCGGCTCACTGAAACCGCGCACCGCGTGCTGGCCGACCCGCTCGAGCGCGAACTCCGTCGCCACGAGCTCGGCAAAGTCGCGCGACAGCAGCACCCTCTTGCCGATCTGCTTGGTGAGCGCCTCGAGCCGCGAGGCCATGTTGACGGCGGGACCGATCACGGTGAAGTCGAGGCGGCTCGACGATCCGATATTGCCGTACATGACGTCGCCGACATGAACGCCGATGCCGTAATTCAACGGCGCGCGGCCCGTGCCGTCGTTGCGCACGTTCAGCGCGGCCATGGCCTTACGGGCCTCGGTGACGGCGCGCAAGAGGTTGGCGCAGGCGTCGGGTTGGCTCAGCGGGAAGATCGCGAGCAGGCCGTCGCCGATGAATTTCAGGATCTCGCCGCCGTGTCGCGCGATCGGGTCGGACATCGCGTCGAAATAATCGTTGAGGAGATCGATGACGTCGTCACGCGGCCAGTTGTCGGAGATTTTCGTGAAGTCGCGCAAGTCGCAGATCATGATCGCGGCGCGCACCGTCGTGCCGGTGCCGCGCCGGGTGGCACCGGCGAGGATCAGCTCGCCGGCATGGGAACCCACATAGGTCTCCAGCAGCGTCCGCGCCAGGCGATTCTTGATGCGGATCTCGCTGACCAGCGCCAGCACCGGCAGCAATTTCTTCAGTGCGGCGACGTGCGCCGCATCGAAGCCGCCGGGCCGATCGGTTGCGAAGGTGACGAGATGGCGCTTGCCGAGGGTGTGGTAGAGCGGCCAGGCGACATAGTCGGTCAGCCCCATCGCCCGCATCTCGTCATAAAGCGCATGCTTGCGGCCGCGCGCGGGATCCTGCTCCAGATTCTCGCGTACTTCTGTCGCGCCGTCCTGCATTTCGTTGGCGGGGCTGCCGATATATTCGGAGCGTTCCCGCACGTCGAAATCGACCCGCGCGATCTCCGCCTCCCGCATGCCGTCGGACCACATGAACCGCGCCCCCAGCCATTGCGGATGCTGGATCAGGACATGAAGCGTCGACCGCTTGAGCGGAATGCCGGCCTGCTGGATGCGAATGCACATTTCCGCGAAGATGTTGTCGATGAAGCGCTCGTTGTGCGTGCCGTTGGTCAGCCAGTCGACGACGCCGTCGGCTTGCGTGGCAGCGGAAATCCTGTCTGGCGCGTGCATATCCTGGCCTTCGGTCTTCATCCGGGCAGATATCGTGTTCCGGATCGGCCGCGTCAACCTAGCCAGTTGCACGGATTGTGCGCATTCGCACGATCGCCCCCTAGCCGGCGGGCCGAATCGACCCCAGCACGGCGAGCCCCGAGACGAGCGCGAGCTTCGACGGCTCCGTCAGCTCGATCTTCAGCGTGCTGCCGGCGGGGATGACAAATTGCTCGGAATTGAGTCGAATGCCGCAATCGCTTGATACCGCATAGACCAGATGCGTTCCGGCAGGCAATGACCGCTCGCCGGGCTCCTCAAGCGCCGCCAGCTCGATCTCCGCCGCACCGCGCCGCGCCATCAGATTGACGACCTCGACCGGGCCGGCCTCCAGCTCGGTGACGATCTCCATCTCGCCGGTGAAGCGCGCGGTGGTGAACGGCTCGCGCTCGTCGAACTCCTGGCCCGGAGCCTTCAACACCAGTCCGCGCCCGGCGATCACCATCTGCAAGCGGTCGATGCCAGGCATGTAGGAGAAAGGCCCCGGCGCCACGATCGGCGTCGAGGCGAAGCGCCACAGCAGGCTGTCCCAATCCTTCACCGCCGCACCTGGCCGATGCGCGTCCGCGATATCGGTCAGGATGCCGCCGCCGTTCTTCCAGGGCGAGCGGGTGTAGTCTTCGGATTTCAGCAGCGTGGTTTTCATGAATTGCGGGCGTCCCAGGAGAGGATCACCCGCGCATCAATAATCGTCTCACGCCTTGGCGTCGAGCGGCGCCTCGTTCTCACGAGCCTTTCATCCCCCGCTCTTCCCGCCATTCAGCTTCGGCAAGGTCTCGACGAT
The genomic region above belongs to Bradyrhizobium sp. CCBAU 53338 and contains:
- a CDS encoding HutD family protein, translated to MKTTLLKSEDYTRSPWKNGGGILTDIADAHRPGAAVKDWDSLLWRFASTPIVAPGPFSYMPGIDRLQMVIAGRGLVLKAPGQEFDEREPFTTARFTGEMEIVTELEAGPVEVVNLMARRGAAEIELAALEEPGERSLPAGTHLVYAVSSDCGIRLNSEQFVIPAGSTLKIELTEPSKLALVSGLAVLGSIRPAG
- a CDS encoding adenylate/guanylate cyclase domain-containing protein yields the protein MKTEGQDMHAPDRISAATQADGVVDWLTNGTHNERFIDNIFAEMCIRIQQAGIPLKRSTLHVLIQHPQWLGARFMWSDGMREAEIARVDFDVRERSEYIGSPANEMQDGATEVRENLEQDPARGRKHALYDEMRAMGLTDYVAWPLYHTLGKRHLVTFATDRPGGFDAAHVAALKKLLPVLALVSEIRIKNRLARTLLETYVGSHAGELILAGATRRGTGTTVRAAIMICDLRDFTKISDNWPRDDVIDLLNDYFDAMSDPIARHGGEILKFIGDGLLAIFPLSQPDACANLLRAVTEARKAMAALNVRNDGTGRAPLNYGIGVHVGDVMYGNIGSSSRLDFTVIGPAVNMASRLEALTKQIGKRVLLSRDFAELVATEFALERVGQHAVRGFSEPIELFAFEPGERAD